A genomic window from Microbacterium sp. H1-D42 includes:
- a CDS encoding DUF3107 domain-containing protein — protein MEIRIGIVNTGRELSFETSSSAEEVRKQVTDALEQNASHISLADAKGSSYIVPTANLAYIELGTEESRRVGFVA, from the coding sequence GTGGAAATCCGCATCGGCATCGTCAACACCGGCCGTGAGCTCAGCTTCGAGACCAGCAGCAGCGCCGAAGAGGTGCGCAAGCAGGTGACCGACGCGCTCGAGCAGAACGCGAGCCACATCAGCTTGGCCGACGCCAAGGGCAGCTCGTACATCGTGCCCACCGCGAACCTCGCCTACATCGAGCTGGGCACCGAAGAGTCGCGTCGCGTCGGCTTCGTCGCCTGA
- a CDS encoding ferritin-like fold-containing protein: MVNWFWKRKPQRRNLTLRSRGDSSGATRIDFAELAPELNRFLGQAAYLQLGYFETLTRGIRGTHELARKEALSRAAGAALDKHRGIVEIISDLGDDPTEVMLPFRENLDAFRLKTIGVRQEETLLSVYLTAGMLDDFYLALASSYGETGERVAAILRQDDRGSEIVAIIQQTIESDDEWRSLLSMWGRRLVGDTLLVCRGALRPGRLEADDVRIEPVYTELMGAHARRMDAMGLAS, from the coding sequence GTGGTCAACTGGTTCTGGAAGCGCAAGCCGCAGAGGCGCAATCTGACGCTGCGCAGCAGGGGCGACAGTAGCGGCGCCACGCGCATCGACTTCGCCGAACTCGCGCCGGAGTTGAACCGCTTCCTCGGCCAAGCCGCCTATCTGCAGCTCGGTTACTTCGAGACGCTCACCCGCGGCATCCGAGGCACGCACGAACTCGCGCGCAAGGAGGCGCTCTCCCGCGCCGCGGGCGCCGCCCTCGACAAGCATCGCGGCATCGTCGAGATCATCTCCGACCTGGGCGATGACCCGACCGAGGTCATGCTGCCGTTCCGCGAGAACCTCGACGCGTTCCGGCTCAAGACCATCGGCGTGCGCCAGGAGGAGACGCTGCTGTCGGTGTACCTCACCGCAGGCATGCTCGACGACTTCTACCTCGCGCTCGCCTCGAGCTACGGCGAGACGGGGGAGCGGGTCGCCGCGATCCTGCGTCAGGACGATCGCGGAAGCGAGATCGTCGCGATCATCCAGCAGACCATCGAGAGCGACGACGAATGGCGCTCACTGCTGTCGATGTGGGGCAGGCGCCTGGTCGGCGACACACTGCTGGTCTGCCGCGGCGCGCTGCGCCCAGGGCGCCTCGAAGCCGATGACGTCCGCATCGAGCCGGTCTACACCGAGCTGATGGGCGCGCACGCGCGGCGGATGGATGCCATGGGTCTCGCCTCGTAG
- a CDS encoding DEAD/DEAH box helicase — protein MTSFADLGIDQDIVEALAAKGIVDAFPIQEQTIPLGLPGQDIIGQAKTGTGKTFGFGIPVVQRLGLDPEPGVKALIVVPTRELAVQVYEDMDLLTSNRSTSVVAIYGGKAYEGQIDQLKAGAQIVVGTPGRLIDLANQRLLDLSNATEVVLDEADKMLDLGFLADIEKIFSKLPPVRHTQLFSATMPGPIVALARRFMTNPIHIRANDPDEGLTQANIKHIIYRAHSLDKDEIIARILQAEGRGKAVIFTRTKRAAQRLVDELGDRGFNVGGVHGDMGQEQRERSMAAFKAGKRDVLVATDVAARGIDVDDITHVINHTIPDEDKTYLHRAGRTGRAGKTGIAVTFVDWEDLHKWALINRALEFGQPEPVETYSSSPHLFTDLDIPEGTKGRLRTAPKAEKAPAERKQRPPQKASDAAAEGTDEGTTRRRRRRRRGSEGEKVGSTFAEGAEQPASSAATEAVSDALRNSEGGGGTHDGDTTTEHRDGKPAPQRRRRRRRSGGGAGAPTGA, from the coding sequence GTGACTTCATTCGCTGATCTGGGGATCGATCAGGACATCGTCGAGGCGCTCGCCGCCAAGGGGATTGTCGACGCCTTCCCCATCCAGGAGCAGACCATCCCCCTCGGCCTTCCCGGCCAGGACATCATCGGGCAGGCCAAGACCGGCACCGGCAAGACCTTCGGCTTCGGCATCCCCGTGGTGCAGCGCCTCGGCCTTGACCCCGAGCCTGGCGTCAAGGCGCTCATCGTCGTCCCCACCCGCGAGCTCGCGGTGCAGGTGTACGAGGACATGGATCTGCTCACCTCGAACCGCTCCACGAGCGTCGTCGCCATCTACGGCGGCAAGGCGTACGAGGGCCAGATCGACCAGCTCAAGGCCGGCGCGCAGATCGTCGTCGGCACGCCGGGTCGTCTGATCGACCTCGCCAACCAGCGTCTGCTCGACCTGTCGAACGCGACAGAGGTCGTGCTCGACGAGGCGGACAAGATGCTCGACCTCGGCTTCCTCGCCGACATCGAGAAGATCTTCTCGAAGCTGCCGCCGGTGCGCCACACGCAGCTGTTCTCGGCGACCATGCCCGGCCCGATCGTCGCGCTCGCGCGTCGGTTCATGACCAACCCGATCCACATTCGCGCCAACGACCCCGACGAGGGCCTGACGCAGGCGAACATCAAGCACATCATCTACCGCGCGCACTCGCTCGACAAGGACGAGATCATCGCCCGCATCCTGCAGGCCGAGGGCCGAGGCAAGGCCGTCATCTTCACCCGCACCAAGCGTGCAGCGCAGCGACTGGTCGATGAGCTCGGCGATCGCGGATTCAACGTCGGCGGCGTGCACGGCGACATGGGCCAGGAGCAGCGCGAGCGCTCGATGGCGGCGTTCAAGGCCGGCAAGCGCGACGTGCTCGTCGCCACCGACGTCGCCGCCCGAGGGATCGACGTGGACGACATCACCCACGTCATCAACCACACCATCCCCGACGAGGACAAGACGTACCTGCACCGCGCCGGTCGCACCGGCCGCGCGGGCAAGACGGGCATCGCCGTCACGTTCGTCGACTGGGAGGACCTGCACAAGTGGGCCCTGATCAACCGCGCCCTCGAGTTCGGCCAGCCCGAGCCCGTCGAGACCTACTCGTCGAGCCCGCACCTGTTCACCGACCTCGACATCCCCGAGGGCACGAAGGGCCGTCTGCGCACGGCGCCGAAGGCCGAGAAGGCACCGGCGGAGCGCAAGCAGCGTCCGCCGCAGAAGGCATCGGATGCTGCCGCCGAGGGCACCGACGAGGGCACCACCCGCCGTCGCCGTCGTCGTCGTCGCGGCTCCGAGGGCGAGAAGGTCGGCTCGACCTTCGCCGAGGGCGCTGAGCAGCCGGCATCCTCCGCTGCCACGGAGGCTGTCTCGGACGCACTTCGGAATTCCGAGGGCGGCGGAGGTACGCACGACGGTGACACCACGACCGAGCACCGCGACGGCAAGCCGGCACCGCAGCGTCGTCGCCGCCGTCGCCGCAGCGGCGGTGGTGCAGGCGCCCCGACCGGCGCCTGA
- a CDS encoding DUF817 domain-containing protein has translation MQWGTALEQRIDQVADRMLQDAAAQGVRAALIEFVVFVLKQAWACAFGASLLVVIIAARLFYPDDAALARNDFLTVAAVLIQVAMLVFGLETVRELRVIVLFHLTGTIMELFKTDVGSWAYAAEGMLRIGGVPLFSGFMYAAIGSYMVRVYRLFDLRFSRYPRRWLTAIVAVAIYANFFTHHFWWDARWVLFAAVVVLWGRTVMYARIRVKVLRLPVLAVFGGVAFFIWLAENIGTWAGAWAYPDQVDGWQLVSISKLGSWFLLMIISVVLVTWVYPPRGPGAVASARVRPDDSVEAPPAEQERPR, from the coding sequence ATGCAGTGGGGCACCGCGCTGGAGCAGCGCATCGATCAGGTCGCAGATCGGATGCTGCAGGACGCAGCCGCGCAGGGAGTGCGCGCTGCGCTCATCGAGTTCGTGGTGTTCGTGCTCAAACAGGCATGGGCGTGTGCCTTCGGCGCGAGCCTGCTGGTCGTGATAATCGCGGCTCGGCTGTTCTATCCCGATGATGCGGCGCTGGCCCGCAACGACTTCCTGACTGTGGCCGCGGTGCTGATCCAGGTCGCCATGCTCGTCTTCGGGCTGGAGACGGTGCGCGAGCTGCGGGTGATCGTGCTGTTCCACCTCACCGGCACGATCATGGAGCTGTTCAAGACCGACGTGGGATCGTGGGCATATGCGGCCGAGGGGATGCTGCGCATCGGCGGAGTGCCGCTGTTCAGCGGCTTCATGTACGCGGCGATCGGGTCGTACATGGTGCGGGTGTACCGGCTGTTCGATCTGCGGTTCTCGCGATACCCGCGGCGCTGGCTGACCGCGATCGTCGCAGTGGCGATCTACGCGAACTTCTTCACGCACCACTTCTGGTGGGATGCCCGCTGGGTGCTCTTCGCCGCCGTGGTCGTGCTCTGGGGGCGCACCGTGATGTACGCGCGGATCCGCGTGAAGGTGCTGCGGCTGCCGGTGCTGGCGGTGTTCGGTGGCGTGGCGTTCTTCATCTGGCTGGCCGAGAACATCGGCACCTGGGCGGGAGCGTGGGCTTACCCCGACCAGGTGGACGGCTGGCAGCTGGTGTCGATCAGCAAGCTCGGCTCGTGGTTCCTGCTGATGATCATCTCGGTCGTGCTGGTCACGTGGGTGTACCCGCCGCGGGGGCCGGGGGCGGTGGCATCCGCTCGAGTGCGTCCCGATGACAGCGTCGAGGCCCCTCCTGCTGAGCAGGAGAGGCCTCGATGA
- a CDS encoding PHP domain-containing protein, whose amino-acid sequence MTSGAHSTFTGPSDLHLHSNHSDGTETPTEVMRQAHAHGIRTLALTDHDRTTGWDEAGAAAASLGMTFLPGMELSARHDWRSVHVLGYLFDPTDPALAAETEKIRADRVGRAERIVRNIARDYDLRWDDVLEQTTVDATVGRPHIADALIARGFALDRTEAFEGILHPRSGYYEPHYAPDPLTAVRLITRAGGVAIIAHPVTMGRDRMLPVSFLERLIAEGLGGFEIDHRENTEDGKKALRELVARHDLIATGSSDYHGMTGKPNRPGENTTSDEMVARIIDRATGAQPRYA is encoded by the coding sequence ATGACGTCAGGCGCGCACTCCACCTTCACAGGGCCGAGTGATCTGCACCTGCATTCCAACCACTCCGACGGCACCGAGACGCCGACCGAGGTCATGCGACAGGCCCATGCGCATGGCATCCGCACTCTCGCCCTCACCGACCACGATCGCACCACCGGCTGGGACGAGGCGGGCGCCGCGGCGGCTTCGCTTGGCATGACGTTCCTGCCGGGCATGGAGCTGTCGGCCAGGCACGACTGGCGCAGCGTGCATGTGCTCGGCTACCTCTTCGACCCGACGGATCCGGCGCTCGCCGCAGAGACCGAGAAGATCCGTGCCGACCGCGTCGGCCGCGCCGAGCGGATCGTGCGCAACATCGCCCGCGACTACGACCTGCGCTGGGACGACGTGCTCGAGCAGACGACGGTGGATGCCACGGTCGGCCGCCCGCACATCGCCGACGCGCTCATCGCGCGCGGCTTCGCGCTCGACCGCACGGAGGCATTCGAGGGCATCCTGCATCCGCGCAGCGGCTACTACGAACCCCACTACGCGCCCGATCCGCTCACCGCGGTGCGGCTGATCACGAGAGCTGGGGGAGTGGCGATCATCGCCCACCCGGTCACGATGGGTAGGGATCGGATGCTGCCGGTGTCGTTCCTGGAGAGGCTGATCGCCGAGGGGCTCGGCGGTTTCGAGATCGACCATCGCGAGAACACCGAGGACGGCAAGAAGGCGCTGCGCGAGCTGGTCGCCCGACACGACCTGATCGCGACGGGTTCGAGCGACTATCACGGCATGACCGGCAAGCCGAACCGTCCTGGTGAGAACACGACGTCCGACGAGATGGTGGCCAGGATCATCGACCGCGCGACCGGCGCACAGCCGCGATACGCCTAG
- a CDS encoding endonuclease/exonuclease/phosphatase family protein — translation MLRLIGILISVLFAIATAILVWPQFFRLEMTFPIAQLVSSRMLLVVAFLAIAVLAVLLMFARPLRGFAASILIIALLGAGANGVVGAVRGFGLDALPQKSDASIRVLTWNTAGAAVSAETIAKVVRDQQVDIVTLPETSEEVGEQIAIMMRDAGDPMWVHHVNIRPDVPNGPQAWQTTILTSAELGEYAVIDSSTDGSSNTGSVPSAVAMPVSGDGPTIVAVHAVAPRPDAMTRWKSDLAWIADQCPEGDFILAGDFNATVDHMAGLGMDGGTMGRCRDVASNTGNGMVGTWPADLPRLLGAPIDHIMASANWRASGSVVLDDAGGSDHRAVVAQLEPAS, via the coding sequence ATGCTACGACTGATCGGAATCCTCATCTCGGTGCTGTTCGCGATCGCGACGGCGATTCTCGTGTGGCCGCAGTTCTTCCGGCTCGAGATGACCTTTCCGATCGCGCAGCTCGTGTCGTCCCGGATGCTCCTGGTGGTCGCGTTCCTCGCCATCGCCGTGTTGGCCGTGCTGCTGATGTTCGCCCGGCCGCTGCGCGGCTTCGCAGCATCCATCCTCATCATCGCGCTACTCGGCGCCGGTGCGAACGGCGTCGTCGGTGCCGTGCGCGGGTTCGGGTTGGATGCGCTGCCGCAGAAGTCGGATGCCAGCATCCGCGTGCTCACGTGGAACACCGCCGGCGCTGCGGTGTCGGCCGAGACCATCGCCAAGGTCGTCCGCGACCAGCAGGTCGACATCGTGACGCTGCCCGAGACCTCTGAAGAGGTCGGCGAGCAGATCGCCATCATGATGCGCGACGCCGGCGACCCGATGTGGGTGCATCACGTGAACATCCGCCCCGACGTGCCAAACGGCCCGCAGGCGTGGCAGACCACGATCCTCACGTCGGCAGAGCTCGGCGAGTACGCGGTCATCGACTCGTCGACCGACGGGTCGAGCAACACCGGCTCGGTGCCGAGCGCCGTCGCGATGCCGGTGAGCGGCGATGGCCCCACGATCGTCGCCGTGCACGCGGTGGCGCCGCGACCGGATGCCATGACGCGGTGGAAGTCGGACCTCGCGTGGATCGCCGACCAGTGTCCCGAGGGCGACTTCATCCTGGCCGGCGACTTCAACGCGACCGTCGATCACATGGCCGGTCTCGGCATGGACGGCGGCACGATGGGCCGCTGCAGGGACGTGGCGTCGAACACCGGCAACGGGATGGTCGGCACGTGGCCCGCTGACCTGCCGCGCCTGCTCGGTGCACCGATCGACCACATCATGGCCAGCGCGAACTGGCGGGCCTCCGGGTCGGTCGTCCTCGATGATGCCGGCGGCAGCGACCACCGGGCCGTGGTGGCGCAGCTGGAGCCCGCAAGCTGA
- a CDS encoding S8 family serine peptidase codes for MRSIVGTAAALALVLAGGLSATAATSETSTPVPILPPDGTVMSYVVNTGQANPGQTRKAEKAIAAAGGVVVQSWPQIGVIVAQSDRAAFRDDIKVTGKNAVSSVGATRTAEVKDKVTGSGVPWGPGSSGWNQGKNKPVNGDEPSVPIPGSGTEQYTSLQWDMTMIGSDKANLVTDGSRNVLVGVLDSGIDPNHVDLKANIDVANSVNCTVGGRPDQSEGGWYPTTSDHGTHVAGTIAAARNGVGIVGVAPNVRLASVKVVNDDGYIYPEYAICGFMWAAQQGMDVTNNSYYVDPFEFWCADQPDQAAVQEAVTRAVKWSVDKGVVSAAAAGNSALDLRTNTTDAGSPNDAAEPVTRTINSGCLDLPAQLPGVVTVSSITQTGQLSSFSNRGLGQIDVAAPGSRIASTVPGGWAYKNGTSMASPHVAGVLALMKSVHPELTPAQMVEKLQADATPTPCSPPQSNRGAACEGTTALNSYYGYGIVDALKAVQ; via the coding sequence ATGCGCAGCATCGTCGGCACCGCCGCCGCCCTGGCGCTCGTCCTCGCGGGCGGACTCAGCGCCACCGCAGCAACCTCCGAGACCTCGACCCCCGTCCCGATCCTGCCCCCAGACGGCACTGTCATGAGCTACGTGGTCAACACCGGCCAAGCCAACCCCGGTCAGACCCGCAAGGCTGAGAAGGCCATCGCCGCAGCCGGCGGCGTGGTCGTGCAGAGCTGGCCGCAGATCGGTGTGATCGTGGCGCAGTCCGACCGTGCGGCTTTCCGCGACGACATCAAGGTCACCGGCAAGAACGCGGTATCTTCCGTCGGGGCCACCCGCACAGCGGAGGTCAAGGACAAGGTCACCGGCTCGGGTGTGCCGTGGGGTCCCGGTTCGTCTGGCTGGAACCAGGGCAAGAACAAGCCGGTGAACGGCGACGAGCCATCCGTCCCGATCCCGGGCTCCGGCACCGAGCAGTACACGTCGCTGCAGTGGGACATGACCATGATCGGCTCCGACAAGGCGAACCTCGTCACCGACGGCAGCCGCAACGTCCTGGTCGGCGTGCTCGACTCCGGCATCGACCCGAACCATGTCGACCTCAAGGCGAACATCGACGTCGCCAACTCAGTCAACTGCACGGTCGGCGGTCGCCCCGACCAGTCCGAAGGCGGCTGGTATCCGACCACCTCGGATCACGGCACGCACGTCGCCGGCACGATCGCCGCGGCACGCAACGGCGTCGGCATCGTCGGCGTCGCACCGAACGTGCGACTGGCCTCTGTCAAGGTCGTCAACGACGACGGGTACATCTACCCCGAGTACGCGATCTGCGGATTCATGTGGGCCGCGCAGCAGGGGATGGACGTCACGAACAACAGCTACTACGTCGACCCGTTCGAGTTCTGGTGTGCTGACCAGCCCGACCAGGCCGCCGTGCAGGAGGCCGTGACGCGCGCCGTGAAGTGGTCCGTCGACAAGGGCGTCGTCAGCGCCGCAGCGGCAGGCAACTCAGCGCTCGATCTGCGAACAAACACGACCGATGCAGGCAGTCCCAATGACGCTGCAGAACCGGTCACGCGCACGATCAACTCCGGATGCCTGGACCTTCCCGCCCAGCTCCCAGGGGTGGTCACCGTGTCGTCCATCACACAGACGGGTCAATTGTCGTCCTTCTCGAACCGCGGTCTCGGGCAGATCGATGTCGCGGCCCCTGGTTCGCGCATCGCGTCGACGGTTCCGGGCGGCTGGGCGTACAAGAACGGCACGTCGATGGCCTCACCGCACGTCGCCGGTGTGCTCGCCCTGATGAAGTCGGTGCATCCCGAGCTGACCCCGGCGCAGATGGTCGAGAAGCTGCAGGCCGATGCGACACCGACCCCGTGCTCGCCGCCGCAGAGCAACCGGGGCGCGGCCTGCGAGGGCACGACCGCGCTGAACAGCTACTACGGCTACGGCATCGTGGACGCGCTGAAGGCCGTGCAGTGA
- a CDS encoding aminopeptidase P family protein has protein sequence MSTPADGDTIAESSDAVVEEQPKSPRKQPFPQGFLDTISTGWADRTESMPSARAQASYAAARRAKVSEAFPGKRLVIPAGSFKQRSNDTDYPFRAHSAFVHLTGWANESEPDSLLVFEPASSGGHEVTLYFRERADRTTSEFYSDATIGEFWIGPRPSLAGVAADLDLATAHVDTFVSGDGDLVVDADEDLTRFVSELRLVKDEYEIAEMRNAIAVTASGFDDIISEFDKAIAHPRGERIVEGVFHQRARSDGHWEGYDTIAASGHHACYLHWTRNDGTVVPGDLILIDAGVEVDSQYTADITRTLPVNGTFSDVQRRVYDVVLEAADAAFAVAKPGARFREVHEAAMAVIARRTAEWGVLPVSAEEALDADKGGQHRRYMVHGTSHHLGIDVHDCAQARREMYYDGVLEPGMVFTIEPGLYFQIDDLTVPAELRGIGVRIEDDILVTADGAENLSADIPRTAEDVEAWIARLNG, from the coding sequence ATGAGCACCCCCGCAGATGGCGACACGATCGCCGAGTCCTCCGACGCCGTCGTCGAAGAGCAGCCCAAGAGCCCCCGCAAGCAGCCGTTCCCGCAGGGCTTCCTCGACACGATCTCCACCGGATGGGCCGATCGCACCGAGTCGATGCCGTCGGCCCGTGCCCAGGCGTCCTACGCCGCCGCGCGTCGTGCCAAGGTCTCTGAGGCCTTCCCCGGTAAGCGCCTGGTGATCCCGGCAGGGTCGTTCAAGCAGCGCAGCAACGACACCGACTACCCGTTCCGCGCGCACTCCGCTTTCGTGCATCTGACCGGCTGGGCGAACGAGTCCGAGCCCGACTCGCTGCTCGTCTTCGAGCCGGCGTCCTCTGGCGGCCACGAGGTCACCTTGTATTTCCGTGAGCGTGCGGATCGCACCACCAGCGAGTTCTACTCGGATGCCACGATCGGCGAGTTCTGGATCGGCCCGCGCCCGTCACTGGCCGGCGTCGCCGCTGACCTCGACCTCGCCACGGCGCACGTCGACACGTTCGTCTCCGGAGACGGCGACCTCGTCGTCGATGCCGATGAGGACCTCACCCGCTTCGTCTCCGAGCTGCGGCTCGTGAAGGACGAGTACGAGATCGCCGAGATGCGCAATGCGATCGCGGTGACAGCATCCGGATTCGATGACATCATCAGCGAATTCGACAAGGCGATCGCGCACCCGCGCGGCGAGCGCATCGTCGAGGGCGTCTTCCACCAGCGCGCCCGCAGCGACGGGCATTGGGAGGGCTACGACACGATCGCGGCGTCCGGTCACCATGCCTGCTACCTGCACTGGACCCGCAACGACGGCACCGTCGTGCCTGGTGACCTCATCCTCATCGACGCCGGTGTCGAGGTCGACAGCCAGTACACGGCTGACATCACGCGCACACTGCCCGTGAACGGCACCTTCTCCGACGTGCAGCGCCGCGTGTACGACGTGGTGCTCGAGGCTGCGGATGCCGCGTTCGCCGTCGCGAAGCCCGGCGCACGGTTCCGTGAGGTGCATGAGGCCGCCATGGCGGTCATCGCCCGTCGCACCGCTGAGTGGGGCGTGCTGCCCGTCAGCGCCGAGGAGGCGCTCGACGCCGACAAGGGCGGTCAGCACCGCCGCTACATGGTGCACGGCACGTCCCATCACCTGGGGATCGATGTGCACGACTGCGCGCAGGCGCGTCGCGAGATGTACTACGACGGCGTGCTGGAGCCCGGCATGGTCTTCACGATCGAGCCGGGACTGTACTTCCAGATCGATGACCTCACGGTGCCGGCTGAGCTGCGGGGCATCGGGGTGCGCATCGAGGACGACATCCTGGTGACCGCGGATGGCGCCGAGAACCTCTCGGCTGACATCCCGCGCACGGCCGAGGACGTCGAGGCCTGGATCGCACGGCTGAACGGCTGA
- a CDS encoding aminoglycoside phosphotransferase family protein yields MHDDQLVVTTELAGELIAREFPRLAGLPITAVSGAGTVNAIFRVGADVGARFPLQATDAAVLSAEVAALTEFADASPFPAPRPLGLGAGDERYPSAWALQSWLPGDVADPLRAAHSEAFAEDLGELIVALRAVPVGDRIFAGRGRGGSLSDHDGYIAHCLEQSAGLVDVTRVAAVWTALHETPTAGEHVMSHRDLTPANLLVSEGRLVGVLDGGSFGPADRSLDLVCAWHLLDAPRRARLRGIVGASDAEWRRGAAWALQQAMGLVWYYEESNPVMAELGHSTVWRVLSDKDVSG; encoded by the coding sequence ATGCACGACGACCAGCTGGTCGTCACCACGGAACTCGCGGGCGAGCTGATCGCCCGCGAGTTCCCACGTCTGGCGGGGCTGCCGATCACGGCGGTGTCGGGCGCGGGGACCGTCAACGCGATCTTCCGCGTCGGCGCCGACGTCGGCGCCCGCTTTCCGCTGCAGGCGACGGATGCTGCGGTGCTGAGCGCCGAGGTCGCGGCGCTGACGGAGTTCGCCGACGCATCACCGTTTCCCGCGCCGCGGCCCCTCGGCCTCGGTGCGGGTGACGAGCGCTACCCGTCGGCCTGGGCGCTGCAGAGCTGGCTGCCCGGCGACGTCGCCGATCCACTGCGCGCTGCCCACTCCGAGGCCTTCGCCGAGGATCTGGGCGAATTGATCGTCGCTTTGCGGGCGGTGCCGGTCGGTGACCGCATCTTCGCGGGCCGCGGACGTGGCGGCTCGCTGAGCGACCATGACGGCTACATTGCACACTGCCTCGAACAGAGTGCCGGTCTCGTCGACGTCACGAGGGTCGCGGCGGTCTGGACGGCCCTGCACGAGACTCCGACGGCCGGCGAGCACGTCATGAGTCACCGCGACCTGACCCCGGCGAATCTGCTCGTGTCGGAGGGACGCCTGGTCGGCGTGCTCGACGGTGGCTCGTTCGGCCCCGCCGATCGCTCGCTCGATCTGGTCTGCGCGTGGCATCTGCTCGATGCCCCGCGGCGAGCTCGGCTGCGCGGGATCGTCGGTGCGTCGGATGCTGAGTGGCGCCGCGGTGCGGCTTGGGCACTGCAGCAGGCGATGGGTCTGGTCTGGTACTACGAGGAGTCCAACCCGGTCATGGCAGAGCTCGGTCACAGCACAGTGTGGCGGGTGCTGAGTGACAAGGATGTCAGCGGGTGA
- a CDS encoding HAD family hydrolase has protein sequence MSAPGIIVFDLDGTLVDQLAAVRRWTDEFVIRYDVDPALSRWITDQLTARAPKDEAFERISERVPASGHPSKSWRDYRVRMPELVSLFPGTEDALRGLRRAGWVLGIATNGMADNQVGKIRRTGLDALVDGWVVSSEIGVRKPDPLLLTALATQLDVPLHGWMVGDGMESDIEAGRRAGLRTARVCAAGDSADADLIVPDVAAFAAAILTR, from the coding sequence GTGAGCGCACCCGGCATCATCGTCTTCGACCTGGACGGCACACTGGTCGATCAGCTCGCCGCCGTGCGGCGTTGGACTGACGAGTTCGTCATCCGGTATGACGTCGACCCTGCCTTGTCTCGGTGGATCACAGATCAGTTGACCGCTCGCGCACCCAAGGACGAGGCATTCGAGCGCATCTCGGAGAGGGTGCCCGCATCCGGGCATCCATCGAAGTCATGGCGGGACTACCGCGTACGCATGCCCGAACTCGTCAGTCTGTTCCCCGGAACGGAGGACGCCCTGCGTGGACTGCGGCGTGCGGGATGGGTGCTCGGCATCGCCACCAACGGCATGGCCGACAATCAGGTCGGCAAGATCAGGCGCACCGGCCTCGATGCCCTGGTGGACGGCTGGGTGGTGTCGTCGGAGATCGGGGTCCGCAAGCCGGATCCGCTTCTGCTCACGGCGCTCGCCACGCAGCTCGACGTCCCTCTGCACGGCTGGATGGTCGGCGACGGCATGGAGTCGGATATCGAGGCCGGCCGCCGTGCGGGTCTGCGCACGGCACGGGTCTGTGCCGCGGGTGACTCCGCTGATGCCGACCTCATCGTGCCGGACGTCGCGGCGTTCGCCGCGGCGATTCTCACACGCTGA
- a CDS encoding HAD family phosphatase gives MERSQPTDTDRRMIRAVVFDLDGVLRHFDPVHVARIEARHGLPAGSIHETAFDASLLAAVTTGAITREEWMLRVGALLENTVAAAEWAAHPSTPDEDMLALSDELRASGIRTAILTNGTDTIPAELRELGIDSRVDAVFNSADIGFAKPDVRAFQHVLDALSLHPHEVFFTDDSAGKLAGAHVLGMPTHHFTSIDGLREALRATGLAVSV, from the coding sequence ATGGAGAGATCACAGCCGACCGACACCGACCGTCGCATGATCCGTGCCGTCGTCTTCGATCTCGACGGAGTGCTGCGGCACTTCGACCCGGTGCACGTCGCGCGGATCGAGGCCCGGCACGGGCTGCCTGCCGGCAGCATCCATGAGACCGCCTTCGATGCGTCGCTGCTCGCCGCCGTCACGACCGGCGCGATCACGCGGGAGGAGTGGATGCTGCGCGTCGGCGCCCTCCTTGAGAACACCGTCGCCGCGGCCGAATGGGCGGCGCACCCGTCGACGCCCGATGAGGACATGCTGGCGCTCAGCGACGAGCTGCGGGCATCCGGCATCCGCACGGCCATCCTCACCAACGGCACGGACACGATCCCGGCCGAACTGCGTGAGCTCGGGATCGATTCTCGCGTCGACGCTGTCTTCAACTCAGCCGACATCGGCTTCGCCAAGCCTGACGTGCGCGCCTTCCAGCACGTGCTCGACGCGCTCTCCCTCCACCCGCACGAGGTGTTCTTCACCGACGACTCGGCCGGCAAGCTTGCCGGGGCCCACGTGCTCGGCATGCCCACGCATCACTTCACCAGCATCGACGGGCTGCGCGAGGCGCTGCGCGCAACGGGGCTCGCTGTCAGCGTGTGA